In Planococcus citri chromosome 4, ihPlaCitr1.1, whole genome shotgun sequence, the genomic window taagctgtaaaaaaaaatacgagtagaactgcattttgaacagaaaaatcgAAGATTAGAGATCTCATAAACGGGATTGTAAATGAGCAATGGGGCATTGGGGCTTTAATAAATTTAGAAACCCTGAATTTTGTGATATTGCTCTTCGCAGTAAACAAGTAGAAAGAATTTAtctccaatttccaaaaatttctctcaTGTTGAGAGACGATTTTTTGACGTTGAAGTAATGAATAAAATGTTTCTTCAATTTGCTAAAGAgaaccaaaaattcaataaagacTTTAAACCTTTATTTCACATTATACATATAAAGTTTTCTAATACCAAAACATTTGGCACAACAAATTCtactatttttcagttttcatttttttaaatttttatttattttttttgttgaaaaacaccAAAACGTTTGGCACaacaaattctaaattttttccagttttcattttttaaaatttttatttatttattcattttttgtttttcaagaaacacCAAAACGTTTGGCACAacaaattctacattttttccagtttttattctttaaaatttttatttatttattcatttttttttttttgttttgttgagaAACGCCAAAACGAAGCACAacaaattctacattttttaaattttttttttttttttttttttttgagaaaccaaAAACATTTAGAAATGAATTCTGTTTATAAGACTGCTCATGAGTAAAATTGTAcgttcgaaattaaaatttaaaaaaaaaaaaaattttaaatttaaaaagaccctacatttgattttgaattttgttagcTGCTCTGCTGTATTTTTCAGGTTTGATACTAATTCGgaatgtttcagtttttttcctaattttgaaGATCCTCATTCGATACTACGTTCCTTCGAAATAAGCTgactaattttgatcaaattcagtagAAACCTTCGTTTTCAGTTGAAAGTCACTGGGAAAATTCTTTAGTACTGTGTCGTCAAAAAGAAGACATTTTTGACCATCTGCTCGATAAAGACTTACAAAATCATCAGTCATCAACACGTGCAATCAAACAGacgtaatttttccaacttaccTCTCTCATAAACAAATCTGAGCTTTCGGGCAAATGATCTAAGATCTGCGAGTTGTCGGTGGGTGTGGAGAAAGTTAGCGTAGCGGTGAACTGCAACGGGTCAACGTTGCTACCGGTGACCGCGTCGATCATCAGATTATCGTCGTAGCTCAAGAAAGCTCCATTATCCTTAACATAGGGTGAAAGATCTTCTTCTTCCTTCATTGTGATACCATAAGTGGCGCAAACGTTTTGCAGCGAGGAATACTGTTTAGGTAGCAATTCGGCTCCGCCGGTTTGAAACAGGCTGCTTAGGTTGACCGCATCCTGTCCCGTATCACAGTCCATGCCCATCTGTTCGCTGAGCAGCGATTGGTATTGGTTGCAGATCTGATGCTGATACGTCGGTATATGTCCTCCTTTGAGACTTTCGTAGAACGGCGGTAAAGATCCGAGAGGCGATCCGCCGTTTTCGTATCCGCACTTGCCATTGGTTCCGTTGTTCATCGATCCGTCACCGCCGCAATCGCCTCCTGCGCCCATCGCGCCGTCGTATCCGCCATTAAACAAGCTTACGCCGCCGTTACCGTTATAGTTGGCGTGTCCGTTGGCGGGATTTCGACCGTTCGAGGTACCATTGGCGTTTTGACTATTGCCACCGGCGCAGCCGCCGTTGTTACCGCCGCTGTTACGCGAATGACCGGCCGCTGCCATCAAGATATTCGTGCTTTTCGCGTATTTCCGCCCGACGAACAATATGGACGGCTGTCGTCTCGAAGGCAGGAtacatttcaatttaatttcgtCATCCGAATCGGTGTTCTTCTTCGGTATATGGTAATCGATGGGCGCCTCTTGTTCGGGTTCTTGGTGCAGATTCTCTTCGTCGCTCATGTGATCTTCGACGGCATTTTCTGCTGGTGGCGGAGTTGCCTTAGCTGCGGCTGGGACCGCTAAGCCGCATTTCTCGTCGCTGGATACCGGCGACGGAGGAATAAGCGGCGTTCTTTGGATTACCGATACTTGCTGACTACGGAATGGTTTAGGTGCCTCTTTCGATTGCTCTTTGACCACGTCCAATTTCAAAACAGGAGGGTATTCTTTCTTCTCGGCAGATGTTCGCAGATTAGCGCAGAATAAGAATTTACGCCCTTTGACGTATTTCAAGTTCTCGTCGAGATCGATTTCCACTTTACATTTGGACGATTCGATTTTCACCTCTGAGGCCAACTTGTCCTCCCTGACCGGCTCGTCTTCGGTGATTTTCTTAACGCTGACTTCCGATATCGGTTTCGCAACGCTGATGATACTGTTTCGGCCGGCGCCTCCGCCGCCGCTGCTACCGTTGCGCATCTCATCGCAGCTGGACGACTGAGCCGTGACGTCGTTGTCGTCTTCGACGCCGCTACTCGCCGCTGACTTTTCATACTTCAGCGCGTTTTCTTTCTCTTTGTTAGTGTCACGCTGGATGATATCTTCCGTTTGCTCGTCGCTCGTACCGACGCCGTTGTCGGTATCAGCGCCGCTGCCGGTTGTCGTAGATAGAATAGAATGCTGCACGGGTTTCTGTATGCTATCGCGATGCCGTTGTTGCTCCACCAACGAAGACGATTTGCTGATGTAGTCATCTTTCGAAGAGTTCGAGTCtgtaattgaaagaaaaaaataaagattagTTCGTGAACGTGGTGGTGGTGTTTCAAGACGTCGGATGATATGACTAAATCTATCGATGAATTCACATGAACGGTCTTCAAAGGTCGCATTAATATAAAATAAGCAATAATGAGAGGGGGGTGGAGAAAAAGGCTGAGAGGTACTTCAGCTGTTTATTCGGCAATGCCCCATAAGGTATCGATTATTTTTATGAGCGTTTACGTTCATTTTTCTAGGAGATTCCAACCATTTACGATATGGATGATCTTCAAAATTAGTACAAAAGTTGGTACGTCGAGAAATGGGCTGAAAAAATACGTCATCTGTTTATTTGGCAATGCCCCAGAGGGTGGTGATAATTTTTATGAGCGTTTTCGCTGATTTTTTTAGGAGATTCCAACCCTTTAGTATGTGGATGACCTTCATACCACCAAAAAACCTCGCACAAAGGCCAAACAAAGcttatcgtgtgacatatcgaattcgATGTTTTTGGGGCCATAGAATTCAAATCTGATGTTATCAATGGTTTTTATGAgcattttcaacaacttttctAGGAGATTCCAATCCTTTACATGTGGATGACCTCTATACTACCACAAAAGCTCGTACAAAGGCCAAGCACAgtatatcgtgtgacatatcgattttcatgtttttgaggtcgtagaattagAATCTGATGCTATTTTCAAGATTCGGATCAATTTTACCCAAATTCTTctcattgaattttaaaattggtggTTTTTGAGCAGAATTCTCTATCCTCCATAATTTCAATAAACTTTTTCTTGAGTTCATCGACCCATAGGTCGCCTGAAATAATTCggtctcaattttcaacaattatcaaagcattttgagcaatttcaacGAATGTCACTGATTTTTTTAGGAGATTCCAATTCTTTACAAGCGGATGACcataccacaaaaaaaattgtacaaaggCCCAGCTAAATATATTGGGTGACATATcaatttctatgtttttgggGCCATAGAATTGAAATCTGAagttattgatgatttttatgagCATTTTCAACGACTTTTCCAGGAGATTCCAACCCTTTACATGTGGATGACCTCTATACCACCACAAAAACTCGTACAAAGGCCAGGCAAAGCatatcatgtgacatatcgattttcatgtttttggggtcgtagaattcgaatctggtgGTATTTTCAAGATTCGGATCAATTTCATCCAAATTTCTTCTgttaaattgtaaaattgatggTTTTTGAGCAGAATTTGTTATCCATATTTTAATAAACTTTTTCTCGGGTTCATCAACACAAAGGTCACCAGAAATAATTCggtctcaattttcaacaattatcaaaacattttgagcaatttcaacgaatttcacTGATTTTGTTTAGGAGATTCCAATCCTTTGCAAAAGGATGACCTCCataccacaaaaaaatttgtacaaaggCCCAGCAAAACATATcaagtgacatatcgatttctttgtttttgggggcgtagaattcaaatctgacGTTATCAATGGTTTTCATGAGCATTTTCAACGGCTTTTCCAGGAGATTCCAACCCTTTACACGTGGATGACCTCCAtaccaccaaaaaaaactcatacAAAGGCCAAGTAAAgcatatcgtgtgacatatcgattttcatgtttttggggtcgtagaattcgaatctgataTCATTTTCCAGATTCGGATCAATTTCACACAAATtcttttcattgaattttaaaattggtgggtttcgagcaaaaaaactttttctcaaGTTCATCGACCCATAGGTCACCTGAAATGATTCGGTCTCCATTTTCTACAGTTATCAaaacattttgagcaatttcaatgatttctatcaattttccTTGGAGATTCCAATCCTTTACTATGTGGATGACCTTCCACCACCAAAAAAACTCGTACAAAGACCAAGTAAAGTATATCGAGTGACGTATcgatttctatgtttttgggttcgtagaattcaaatctgatATCATTTTCGAGATTTGAATTCGATTTACAAGAATTTCTTCAGTTGACGTCcaatactgataatttttgagcaGAATTTCCTATTCTAAAGTAATATTATGCAAATATATTGCCAATGAATTTTATCTAAATCTCGGTTCTCATACCATATAAAACAATTCCGCGTAATTTCAACGACTTATGAGACAATTCAAACCACTTTTCAGTAAACTCAGTCAATTCTACAATCAACTCTGCTTGAAAATATCAACGCATTAACACAAATACAAACACTAGCTCACAATAATTCATTACACAATATCCCATCGTACTAGTAAAAAACTAGCGCAAACTCAGCATATCTTTTGTACACCAGCAATTCGAGCTCTGCTGTATTAAAAACTGCAACGTCGAATATACATTTACTCGTAGTTAGATGCTTTGAAAATACCTTAGCTGGCATTTCGC contains:
- the LOC135845376 gene encoding transcriptional regulator ovo-like isoform X4; amino-acid sequence: MPKIFLIKDRLQQQQLKLAETQALKQRADQVEASFPSSVTSLYEQPLSLIIPKNSDSNSSKDDYISKSSSLVEQQRHRDSIQKPVQHSILSTTTGSGADTDNGVGTSDEQTEDIIQRDTNKEKENALKYEKSAASSGVEDDNDVTAQSSSCDEMRNGSSGGGGAGRNSIISVAKPISEVSVKKITEDEPVREDKLASEVKIESSKCKVEIDLDENLKYVKGRKFLFCANLRTSAEKKEYPPVLKLDVVKEQSKEAPKPFRSQQVSVIQRTPLIPPSPVSSDEKCGLAVPAAAKATPPPAENAVEDHMSDEENLHQEPEQEAPIDYHIPKKNTDSDDEIKLKCILPSRRQPSILFVGRKYAKSTNILMAAAGHSRNSGGNNGGCAGGNSQNANGTSNGRNPANGHANYNGNGGVSLFNGGYDGAMGAGGDCGGDGSMNNGTNGKCGYENGGSPLGSLPPFYESLKGGHIPTYQHQICNQYQSLLSEQMGMDCDTGQDAVNLSSLFQTGGAELLPKQYSSLQNVCATYGITMKEEEDLSPYVKDNGAFLSYDDNLMIDAVTGSNVDPLQFTATLTFSTPTDNSQILDHLPESSDLFMREAVGSSQSGGLLSPGLSSLEIDSNTSMSLPSPTNCSLDGTGSMSPSPQNACASSTSPVDGLPLKVRVGVGVIPHRMESVSPHQQPPPSYSPFVNKISAKLGIPGDMAIEFVNGGHGIKNPLANQDTVPLIAKPEVERVPEQEPASNGKSRYSCRICSKSFNLQRLLNRHMKCHSDIKRYLCTFCGKGFNDTFDLKRHTRTHTGVRPYKCNLCEKSFTQRCSLESHCLKVHGVQHQYAYKERRTKMYVCEECGHTTNEPETHYIHLKEKHPYSPALLKFYDKRHFKFTNSNFANMLLQVRS
- the LOC135845376 gene encoding transcriptional regulator ovo-like isoform X2 — encoded protein: MPKIFLIKDRLQQQQLKLAETQALKQRADQVEASFPSSVTSLYEQPLSLIIPKNSDSNSSKDDYISKSSSLVEQQRHRDSIQKPVQHSILSTTTGSGADTDNGVGTSDEQTEDIIQRDTNKEKENALKYEKSAASSGVEDDNDVTAQSSSCDEMRNGSSGGGGAGRNSIISVAKPISEVSVKKITEDEPVREDKLASEVKIESSKCKVEIDLDENLKYVKGRKFLFCANLRTSAEKKEYPPVLKLDVVKEQSKEAPKPFRSQQVSVIQRTPLIPPSPVSSDEKCGLAVPAAAKATPPPAENAVEDHMSDEENLHQEPEQEAPIDYHIPKKNTDSDDEIKLKCILPSRRQPSILFVGRKYAKSTNILMAAAGHSRNSGGNNGGCAGGNSQNANGTSNGRNPANGHANYNGNGGVSLFNGGYDGAMGAGGDCGGDGSMNNGTNGKCGYENGGSPLGSLPPFYESLKGGHIPTYQHQICNQYQSLLSEQMGMDCDTGQDAVNLSSLFQTGGAELLPKQYSSLQNVCATYGITMKEEEDLSPYVKDNGAFLSYDDNLMIDAVTGSNVDPLQFTATLTFSTPTDNSQILDHLPESSDLFMREAVGSSQSGGLLSPGLSSLEIDSNTSMSLPSPTNCSLDGTGSMSPSPQNACASSTSPVDGLPLKVRVGVGVIPHRMESVSPHQQPPPSYSPFVNKISAKNASGALSAGLSLLEIDSSTDLSLPSPATSGASMDDTGSLSPSCVSSTSSNHGIPLKVRVGVGILPHNLNNVATSHSKPPLAKYSPLVNKISAKLGIPGDMAIEFVNGGHGIKNPLANQDTVPLIAKPEVERVPEQEPASNGKSRYSCRICSKSFNLQRLLNRHMKCHSDIKRYLCTFCGKGFNDTFDLKRHTRTHTGVRPYKCNLCEKSFTQRCSLESHCLKVHGVQHQYAYKERRTKMYVCEECGHTTNEPETHYIHLKEKHPYSPALLKFYDKRHFKFTNSNFANMLLQV
- the LOC135845376 gene encoding transcriptional regulator ovo-like isoform X3: MPKIFLIKDRLQQQQLKLAETQALKQRADQVEASFPSSVTSLYEQPLSLIIPKNSDSNSSKDDYISKSSSLVEQQRHRDSIQKPVQHSILSTTTGSGADTDNGVGTSDEQTEDIIQRDTNKEKENALKYEKSAASSGVEDDNDVTAQSSSCDEMRNGSSGGGGAGRNSIISVAKPISEVSVKKITEDEPVREDKLASEVKIESSKCKVEIDLDENLKYVKGRKFLFCANLRTSAEKKEYPPVLKLDVVKEQSKEAPKPFRSQQVSVIQRTPLIPPSPVSSDEKCGLAVPAAAKATPPPAENAVEDHMSDEENLHQEPEQEAPIDYHIPKKNTDSDDEIKLKCILPSRRQPSILFVGRKYAKSTNILMAAAGHSRNSGGNNGGCAGGNSQNANGTSNGRNPANGHANYNGNGGVSLFNGGYDGAMGAGGDCGGDGSMNNGTNGKCGYENGGSPLGSLPPFYESLKGGHIPTYQHQICNQYQSLLSEQMGMDCDTGQDAVNLSSLFQTGGAELLPKQYSSLQNVCATYGITMKEEEDLSPYVKDNGAFLSYDDNLMIDAVTGSNVDPLQFTATLTFSTPTDNSQILDHLPESSDLFMREAVGSSQSGGLLSPGLSSLEIDSNTSMSLPSPTNCSLDGTGSMSPSPQNACASSTSPVDGLPLKVRVGVGVIPHRMESVSPHQQPPPSYSPFVNKISAKCDLQLGIPGDMAIEFVNGGHGIKNPLANQDTVPLIAKPEVERVPEQEPASNGKSRYSCRICSKSFNLQRLLNRHMKCHSDIKRYLCTFCGKGFNDTFDLKRHTRTHTGVRPYKCNLCEKSFTQRCSLESHCLKVHGVQHQYAYKERRTKMYVCEECGHTTNEPETHYIHLKEKHPYSPALLKFYDKRHFKFTNSNFANMLLQV
- the LOC135845376 gene encoding transcriptional regulator ovo-like isoform X1 encodes the protein MPKIFLIKDRLQQQQLKLAETQALKQRADQVEASFPSSVTSLYEQPLSLIIPKNSDSNSSKDDYISKSSSLVEQQRHRDSIQKPVQHSILSTTTGSGADTDNGVGTSDEQTEDIIQRDTNKEKENALKYEKSAASSGVEDDNDVTAQSSSCDEMRNGSSGGGGAGRNSIISVAKPISEVSVKKITEDEPVREDKLASEVKIESSKCKVEIDLDENLKYVKGRKFLFCANLRTSAEKKEYPPVLKLDVVKEQSKEAPKPFRSQQVSVIQRTPLIPPSPVSSDEKCGLAVPAAAKATPPPAENAVEDHMSDEENLHQEPEQEAPIDYHIPKKNTDSDDEIKLKCILPSRRQPSILFVGRKYAKSTNILMAAAGHSRNSGGNNGGCAGGNSQNANGTSNGRNPANGHANYNGNGGVSLFNGGYDGAMGAGGDCGGDGSMNNGTNGKCGYENGGSPLGSLPPFYESLKGGHIPTYQHQICNQYQSLLSEQMGMDCDTGQDAVNLSSLFQTGGAELLPKQYSSLQNVCATYGITMKEEEDLSPYVKDNGAFLSYDDNLMIDAVTGSNVDPLQFTATLTFSTPTDNSQILDHLPESSDLFMREAVGSSQSGGLLSPGLSSLEIDSNTSMSLPSPTNCSLDGTGSMSPSPQNACASSTSPVDGLPLKVRVGVGVIPHRMESVSPHQQPPPSYSPFVNKISAKNASGALSAGLSLLEIDSSTDLSLPSPATSGASMDDTGSLSPSCVSSTSSNHGIPLKVRVGVGILPHNLNNVATSHSKPPLAKYSPLVNKISAKCDLQLGIPGDMAIEFVNGGHGIKNPLANQDTVPLIAKPEVERVPEQEPASNGKSRYSCRICSKSFNLQRLLNRHMKCHSDIKRYLCTFCGKGFNDTFDLKRHTRTHTGVRPYKCNLCEKSFTQRCSLESHCLKVHGVQHQYAYKERRTKMYVCEECGHTTNEPETHYIHLKEKHPYSPALLKFYDKRHFKFTNSNFANMLLQV